One stretch of Chryseobacterium fluminis DNA includes these proteins:
- the gwsS gene encoding grasp-with-spasm system SPASM domain peptide maturase, with translation MTKYFELFQDCFIVKGAKNILLCDFHFNKIINVTGVYEAFVDDYYFPVEDHLSETITFLIAEKFGIITESITPKKFRKKFKWRSPTKINELIIELTSEQYFKLYRVYDLIEDLMVSFIQIRFLEFSFSRLEETVSLMEHSCIRTAELMLPYSGTPRNKMVSNLLKENPRIKIIYFYNAPENRSVVDDDNLFTIIYCKKNLTDPRFCGVVGEEYFLNDIRNISKSLSVNNCLYGKLFISFDGYLKNCPSSQKVLDHIDQISVQELISKVCKEKERYIKKDQVEVCRCCEYRYFCTDCRMYRENPSNIFSKPLKCGYDPYHGIWEEWSVNPLKSKAIQYYDLANIN, from the coding sequence ATGACTAAATATTTCGAATTATTTCAGGATTGTTTTATTGTTAAAGGTGCTAAAAATATTCTTCTATGTGATTTTCATTTCAATAAAATAATTAATGTTACAGGTGTCTATGAAGCATTTGTAGATGATTATTATTTTCCTGTTGAAGATCATCTCTCGGAAACCATTACTTTTTTAATTGCTGAAAAATTCGGAATCATTACGGAAAGTATTACCCCTAAAAAATTCCGTAAAAAGTTTAAATGGAGATCACCAACGAAAATAAATGAACTGATCATAGAACTTACTTCCGAACAATATTTTAAGCTTTATAGAGTTTACGATCTCATTGAAGATCTCATGGTAAGCTTTATCCAAATCCGATTTTTGGAATTTTCATTCTCAAGGTTGGAAGAGACTGTATCTCTAATGGAGCACTCTTGTATTAGAACAGCAGAATTGATGTTGCCTTATTCAGGCACACCTCGAAATAAAATGGTATCAAATCTCCTTAAAGAGAATCCGAGAATTAAAATAATATACTTTTATAATGCTCCGGAAAACAGATCGGTCGTTGATGATGATAACTTGTTTACTATTATCTACTGTAAAAAGAACCTGACAGATCCTAGATTCTGTGGGGTCGTTGGCGAAGAATATTTTTTAAATGATATTAGGAATATTTCCAAAAGTCTATCGGTTAACAACTGTCTGTATGGAAAATTATTTATTTCTTTTGATGGATATTTAAAAAACTGCCCTTCTTCTCAGAAAGTTTTGGATCACATAGACCAAATTTCAGTGCAGGAACTGATTTCAAAGGTATGCAAAGAAAAGGAGAGATACATTAAAAAAGATCAGGTTGAGGTGTGCAGGTGCTGTGAGTACAGGTATTTCTGTACAGATTGCCGGATGTACAGAGAAAATCCGTCAAATATCTTTTCAAAACCTCTAAAATGTGGGTATGATCCATACCATGGAATTTGGGAAGAGTGGAGTGTAAATCCTTTAAAGTCTAAAGCAATTCAATATTATGATCTTGCCAATATTAATTAG
- a CDS encoding GLPGLI family protein has product MPILISIVIGISTFTALSAQKIRVLYEVKSKPDSNRQDIRKNIMLLDIYGNDISRFYAENLYKSDSVRTKGVKPKSFSISFNNAVVKNGENLKKYNRLLVDVYEVNEKTPVLAWKIIPEKKKIGNYECQKATLAYKGRQWTAWFTQDIPIPEGPFIFKGLPGLIIRIHDDRENYDFMVHQLLNHFYDPYDGVDFRNHTFVKVNKEQLN; this is encoded by the coding sequence TTGCCAATATTAATTAGTATCGTCATTGGGATCAGTACTTTTACTGCTTTATCTGCTCAGAAAATCAGGGTTTTGTATGAAGTAAAGTCTAAACCTGATTCTAACCGACAGGATATACGAAAAAACATAATGCTTCTGGATATATATGGTAATGACATATCCCGTTTTTATGCAGAAAATCTATATAAAAGTGATTCTGTAAGAACTAAGGGCGTAAAGCCGAAATCATTTTCCATTAGTTTCAACAATGCAGTCGTTAAAAATGGCGAAAATCTGAAAAAATATAACCGTCTTCTGGTAGATGTATATGAGGTAAACGAAAAGACTCCTGTGCTGGCCTGGAAAATTATTCCTGAAAAAAAGAAAATCGGTAATTACGAATGTCAGAAGGCAACGTTAGCATATAAGGGCAGACAATGGACGGCCTGGTTTACCCAGGATATACCGATCCCGGAAGGTCCATTCATCTTTAAGGGGCTCCCCGGACTTATCATCCGGATACATGATGACAGAGAAAATTACGATTTCATGGTGCATCAGCTTCTTAATCACTTTTATGATCCCTATGACGGCGTTGATTTCAGAAATCACACCTTCGTAAAAGTTAATAAAGAACAGCTTAATTAA